In Amia ocellicauda isolate fAmiCal2 chromosome 7, fAmiCal2.hap1, whole genome shotgun sequence, one genomic interval encodes:
- the c18h3orf33 gene encoding protein C3orf33 homolog yields the protein MIGNKMAAQDPPAGQTQDKTESGSKQTTNIVAKLSQFADDHITIVRNISTGLAVAGLIILARSIKLVTKFGAASEIPVKFIEKNVSLRGKFHHVTENGIGVEHIPISVPVISRLVRQRPSNALLLIRLAGVELTEEGKTWLKHQLEPSEFLWFKLIGRQNDILDCLVSVNRGGVFSMSLNEEILRQGLGRTVPIDSLAHQYRLHWKVHRRLLRAEGKAEKKGKGLWKQQNLRERISAYLNDYKMLRLWKKLLKRIW from the exons ATGATTGGAAACAAAATGGCAGCACAGGATCCGCCCGCTGGACAAACGCAAGATAAGACCGAAAGCGGAAGCAAACAGACTACAAACATTGTCGCCAAACTATCCCAGTTTGCAGATGACCACATAACCATTGTCAGG AACATCAGTACAGGACTTGCAGTTGCTGGGTTAATAATACTGGCCAGGAGTATAAAACTG GTTACAAAATTTGGTGCAGCTTCAGAAATACCAGTGAAATTTATAGAAAAGAATGTTAGTCTTCGAGGAAAATTTCACCATGTCACAGAGAATGGAATAGGAGTGGAGCATATTCCAATTAGTGTTCCAGTGATATCTCGCCTGGTGAGACAAA GGCCATCAAATGCACTCCTGCTCATTCGGCTGGCTGGAGTAGAACTCACAGAGGAAGGCAAGACCTGGTTAAAACACCAGTTAGAGCCATCAGAGTTTTTGTGGTTTAAACTTATTGGAAGACAGAATGACATACTGGACTGTCTTGTCTCTGTGAACAGG GGAGGTGTATTCAGCATGTCCCTGAATGAGGAGATACTAAGACAGGGGCTGGGGAGAACTGTCCCCATCGACAGCCTGGCTCATCAGTACAGACTGCACTGGAAGGTCCACAGGAGGCTGCTTCGAGCAGAGGGGAAAGCTGAGAAGAAAGGCAAAGGCCTATGGAAGCAGCAGAATTTGCGGGAGCGCATCTCAGCATATTTAAATGATTACAAAATGTTGAGACTTTGGAAGAAGCTATTAAAGCGAATTTGGTGA
- the slc33a1 gene encoding acetyl-coenzyme A transporter 1 produces the protein MEMAGSVTHKNGRQRKHLVSWDMKINDGKYGTDLEIEGEALLHDPNKEDGHPKSRKGLKSELGNVSLLLFLYVLQGIPLGLAGSIPLILQSKNVSYTDQAYFSFVFWPFSLKLLWAPLVDAMYIKTFGRRKSWLVPTQYLLGFFMLYLSTSVDSLLESDGTKGPDIFTLTAVFFMFEFLAATQDIAVDGWALTMLSRENVGYASTCNSVGQTAGYFLGNVLFLALESADFCNKYLRFEPKTKGIVTLSDFLFFWGIVFLATTTLVALLKKETSKKSKEERQGVMDTYKLLFSIIKMPTVLTFCVLLLTAKMGFSAADAVTGLKLVEEGVPKEQLALLAVPMVPLQILLPLIISKYTAGPRPLDIFYKAFPFRLLIGLEFALLVWWTPSVKHDGGFPAYYYIVVLISYAVHQVSLYSMYVAVMAFHAKVSDPIIGGTYMTLLNTVTNLGGNWPSTLALWLVDPLTVKECQGPSGQSCGSAEEAGLCAKLGGSCVTTLDGYYVESVICVVIGFGWWFWFGNKIKKIQDEKPSAWQCKTSK, from the exons ATGGAAATGGCAGGATCAGTCACGCACAAAAATGGAAGACAACGCAAGCATCTTGTTTCTTGGGATATGAAAATCAACGATGGGAAATATGGGACCGATTTAGAAATAGAAGGGGAGGCATTACTCCACGACCCCAACAAAGAAGACGGCCACCCCAAGAGCCGCAAAGGACTGAAATCGGAGCTGGGAAATGTCTCTCTTCTGCTTTTCCTCTATGTTTTACAAGGAATACCCCTAGGCTTGGCTGGGAGTATACCTCTGATTCTGCAGAGCAAAAATGTCAGTTACACAGATCAAGCATATTTCAGCTTTGTCTTTTGGCCCTTCAGTCTCAAGCTGCTCTGGGCGCCTTTGGTTGACGCCATGTACATTAAAACGTTTGGACGCAGGAAGTCCTGGCTTGTGCCAACACAGTATCTTCTGGGATTCTTCATGTTGTATTTGTCCACTTCTGTAGATTCGCTGCTGGAGAGCGATGGCACGAAAGGCCCAGATATTTTCACCCTCACGGCGGTGTTCTTCATGTTTGAGTTCTTGGCGGCCACTCAGGACATAGCAGTGGATGGATGGGCTTTGACTATGTTGTCCAGGGAAAATGTGGGCTACGCGTCCACCTGCAACTCGGTTGGTCAGACTGCAGGATACTTTCTGGGCAATGTGCTTTTCCTGGCTCTGGAGTCTGCTGATTTCTGTAATAAATACCTAAGGTTCGAACCAAAGACTAAAGGAATTGTTACTCTCTCAG attttttgtttttttggggcaTTGTATTCTTGGCCACTACAACATTGGTTGCTCTTCTGAAGAAAGAAACCAGTAAAAAGTCGAAAGAAGAGAGACAGGGAGTCATGGACACCTATAAACTGCTCTTTTCAATTATCAAGATGCCAACAGTTCTGACATTCTGTGTCCTGCTACTTACTGCTAAA ATGGGGTTCTCTGCTGCTGATGCTGTAACTGGGCTGAAGTTAGTAGAAGAAGGTGTACCAAAAGAACAACTGGCCCTGCTGGCAGTGCCTATGGTCCCTCTGCAGATCCTCCTACCTTTGATAATCAGCAAATACACTGCAGGCCCTCGACCACTGGACATTTTTTACAAAGCCTTTCCTTTCAG GTTACTGATTGGACTGGAGTTTGCTTTGCTAGTGTGGTGGACTCCCAGTGTAAAACACGATGGAGGATTCCCAGCTTATTACTATATTGTGGTTCTGATAAGTTATGCTGTGCACCAG GTTTCCTTATATAGTATGTATGTAGCTGTCATGGCATTTCATGCTAAAGTTAGCGATCCCATAATTGGCGGCACATACATGACTCTCTTAAACACGGTTACCAACCTGGGAGGAAACTGGCCATCTACTCTGGCTCTGTGGCTGGTGGATCCACTCACAGTGAAGGAGTGCCAAGGACCTTCAGGGCAGAGCTGTGGATCTGCAGAAGAAGCCGGG CTCTGTGCAAAGCTGGGAGGGTCATGTGTGACCACACTGGATGGCTATTATGTGGAGTCCGTTATCTGTGTCGTCATTGGCTTCGGGTGGTGGTTCTGGTTTGGGAATAAGATAAAAAAGATACAGGATGAGAAACCATCTGCGTGGCAGTGCAAGACTTCCAAATAA